One Pseudomonas tolaasii NCPPB 2192 genomic window carries:
- the lgt gene encoding prolipoprotein diacylglyceryl transferase: MLPYPQINPVAVAIGPLQIHWYGLMYLIGIGGAWLLASRRLNRFDPTWTKEKLSDMVFWMSMGVIVGGRLGYVLFYDLPAYIANPTLIFEVWKGGMAFHGGFVGVMIAAWWFGRRNGKSFFQLMDFVAPFVPIGLGAGRIGNFINAELWGKPSDVPWAMVFPPFSDPAQLPRHPSQLYQFALEGVALFLILYIFSRKPRPTMAVSGMFALFYGIFRFIVEFVRVPDAQLGYLAWGWVTMGQILSLPMIIAGLGLLWWAYNRPQPIKNAAL, encoded by the coding sequence ATGCTGCCTTACCCGCAGATCAACCCGGTGGCCGTGGCCATCGGTCCGCTGCAAATCCACTGGTACGGGTTGATGTACCTGATCGGCATCGGCGGTGCCTGGCTGCTGGCCTCCCGGCGCCTGAACCGCTTCGACCCGACCTGGACCAAGGAGAAGCTCTCCGACATGGTGTTCTGGATGTCGATGGGCGTCATCGTCGGCGGACGTCTGGGGTATGTGCTGTTTTACGATCTGCCGGCTTATATCGCCAACCCGACACTGATCTTTGAGGTGTGGAAGGGCGGCATGGCGTTCCACGGCGGCTTTGTCGGCGTGATGATCGCGGCGTGGTGGTTCGGTCGTCGCAACGGCAAATCGTTTTTCCAACTGATGGACTTCGTCGCACCCTTCGTGCCGATCGGCCTGGGCGCCGGGCGTATCGGCAACTTCATCAACGCCGAATTGTGGGGCAAGCCGAGCGACGTGCCGTGGGCCATGGTGTTCCCGCCGTTCAGCGACCCGGCGCAACTGCCGCGCCACCCGTCGCAGCTCTACCAGTTCGCGCTGGAAGGCGTAGCGCTGTTCCTGATCCTCTACATCTTCTCGCGCAAGCCGCGCCCGACCATGGCCGTGTCCGGCATGTTCGCGCTGTTCTACGGGATCTTCCGTTTTATCGTTGAGTTCGTCCGCGTGCCGGATGCACAGCTGGGCTACCTCGCGTGGGGCTGGGTGACCATGGGTCAGATTCTCAGCCTGCCGATGATCATCGCTGGCCTGGGCTTGCTGTGGTGGGCTTACAATCGTCCGCAGCCGATCAAGAACGCCGCGCTTTAA
- a CDS encoding NRDE family protein — protein MCLIVFAWRPGHAQPLIVAANRDEFYARPSLALAQWPDAPHIYAGRDQEAGGTWLGVNADGRFAALTNIRNPHQPPARKSRGELVARFLAGSQPIEEYLADVNGRSIEYSGFNLLVGTRDELWHYNANDTEPTRLNAGVYGLSNAGLNTPWPKLLKARTALGGLLENPQPEALLGILSDPQTAPFADLPDTGVGLATESLLSSVFIASPSYGTRASTVLIVNADGTRRMVERSFGPHGGRLGEVELMI, from the coding sequence ATGTGCCTGATTGTTTTCGCCTGGCGGCCGGGCCACGCCCAACCGCTGATCGTCGCGGCCAACCGTGATGAGTTTTACGCGCGCCCCAGCCTGGCGCTGGCTCAGTGGCCCGATGCGCCCCACATCTACGCTGGCCGCGATCAGGAAGCCGGTGGCACCTGGCTTGGCGTGAACGCCGACGGGCGCTTTGCCGCCCTCACCAATATCCGCAACCCGCACCAGCCGCCGGCACGCAAGTCCCGAGGGGAATTGGTGGCGCGATTTCTTGCGGGTTCTCAGCCGATTGAAGAGTATTTGGCCGACGTTAACGGCCGTTCGATTGAATATTCCGGGTTTAACCTGCTGGTGGGCACGCGGGATGAGCTGTGGCATTACAACGCCAATGACACCGAGCCGACGCGGTTGAACGCTGGTGTTTATGGATTATCCAACGCGGGCCTGAATACGCCGTGGCCAAAGCTGCTCAAGGCCAGGACGGCGTTGGGCGGGTTGCTGGAAAACCCGCAGCCGGAGGCGCTGCTGGGCATTCTGAGCGACCCGCAGACCGCACCGTTTGCGGATTTGCCGGATACCGGCGTGGGGTTGGCGACGGAGAGCCTGCTGTCCAGCGTGTTTATTGCCAGCCCGAGTTACGGGACGCGGGCGAGCACCGTGTTGATTGTGAATGCCGATGGCACGCGGCGGATGGTGGAACGCAGTTTTGGGCCCCATGGGGGGCGGCTGGGGGAAGTAGAGCTGATGATTTAG
- the ptsP gene encoding phosphoenolpyruvate--protein phosphotransferase: protein MLNTLRKIVQEVNSAKDLKAALGIIVLRVKEAMGSQVCSVYLLDPETNRFVLMATEGLNKRSIGKVSMAPNEGLVGLVGTREEPLNLENAADHPRYRYFAETGEERYASFLGAPIIHHRRVVGVLVIQQKERRQFDEGEEAFLVTMSAQLAGVIAHAEATGSIRGLGREGKGIQEAKFVGVPGSPGAAVGTAVVMLPPADLDVVPDKTVNDIDAEIKLFKTALEGVRADMRNLSNKLATQLRPEERALFDVYQMMLDDASLGNEVKTVIKTGQWAQGALRQVVTDHVNRFEMMDDAYLRERASDVRDLGRRLLAYLQEDRTTNMVFPDNTILVSEELTATQLGEVPEGKLVGLVSVLGSGNSHVAILARAMGIPTVMGLVDLPYSKVDGIDMIVDGHRGEVFTNPSEVLRKQYAEVVEEEKQLALGLDSLRELPCVTTDGHRVPLLVNTGLLADVARAQQRGAEGVGLYRTEVPFMINQRFPSEKEQLAIYREQLQAFHPLPVTMRSLDIGGDKSLSYFPIKEDNPFLGWRGIRVTLDHPEIFLVQTRAMLKASEGLNNLRILLPMISGTHELEEALHLIHRAWGEVRDEGADVPMPPIGVMIEIPAAVYQAKELARQVDFLSVGSNDLTQYLLAVDRNNPRVADLYDYLHPAVLQALQHVVRDAHAEGKPVSICGEMAGDPAAAVLLMAMGFDSLSMNATNLPKVKWMLRQVELSMAKELLAELMTIDNPQVIHSSLQLALKNLGLTRMINPASAKTL from the coding sequence ATGCTCAATACGCTGCGCAAGATCGTCCAGGAAGTTAACTCCGCCAAGGATCTCAAGGCGGCGTTGGGGATTATTGTGTTGCGCGTCAAGGAAGCCATGGGCAGCCAGGTCTGCTCGGTTTACCTGCTGGACCCCGAAACCAACCGTTTTGTGCTGATGGCCACCGAGGGCCTGAACAAGCGCTCCATCGGCAAGGTCAGCATGGCGCCCAATGAAGGTCTGGTGGGCCTGGTGGGGACGCGTGAAGAACCCCTGAACCTCGAAAACGCGGCCGATCACCCGCGTTACCGCTACTTCGCCGAAACCGGCGAAGAGCGCTACGCCTCATTCCTCGGGGCGCCGATCATTCACCACCGCCGCGTCGTCGGCGTGTTGGTCATCCAGCAAAAAGAGCGCCGCCAGTTTGACGAAGGTGAAGAAGCCTTCCTCGTGACCATGAGCGCGCAGCTCGCAGGCGTAATTGCCCACGCCGAAGCCACCGGTTCGATTCGCGGCCTGGGCCGTGAAGGCAAGGGCATCCAGGAAGCCAAGTTCGTCGGTGTGCCGGGTTCACCGGGCGCTGCAGTCGGTACGGCGGTGGTCATGCTGCCGCCGGCGGATCTGGACGTGGTGCCGGACAAAACCGTCAACGACATCGACGCCGAAATCAAACTGTTCAAGACCGCCCTGGAAGGCGTGCGCGCCGACATGCGCAACCTGTCGAACAAGCTGGCCACCCAGCTGCGCCCCGAAGAACGCGCGTTGTTCGACGTGTACCAGATGATGCTCGACGACGCGTCCCTCGGGAACGAAGTCAAAACCGTGATCAAGACCGGCCAATGGGCCCAGGGCGCGCTGCGCCAGGTCGTCACCGATCACGTCAACCGCTTTGAAATGATGGACGACGCCTACCTGCGCGAGCGGGCCTCGGATGTGCGCGACCTCGGTCGCCGCCTGCTGGCTTATCTGCAGGAAGACCGTACCACCAACATGGTTTTCCCCGACAACACCATCCTGGTCAGTGAAGAGTTGACCGCCACCCAGCTCGGCGAAGTGCCGGAAGGCAAGCTGGTCGGGTTGGTGTCGGTACTCGGTTCGGGTAACTCCCACGTCGCGATCCTGGCCCGGGCCATGGGCATTCCGACGGTGATGGGCCTGGTGGATCTGCCGTATTCCAAAGTCGATGGCATCGACATGATCGTCGATGGCCATCGTGGTGAAGTCTTCACCAACCCCAGCGAAGTACTGCGCAAGCAATACGCCGAGGTGGTGGAAGAAGAGAAACAACTGGCCCTGGGTCTCGATTCGCTACGCGAACTGCCGTGCGTGACCACCGATGGCCACCGCGTGCCGTTGCTGGTGAACACCGGATTGCTCGCCGACGTAGCCCGTGCGCAACAGCGCGGCGCCGAAGGGGTGGGGCTGTACCGCACTGAAGTGCCGTTCATGATCAACCAGCGTTTCCCGAGCGAGAAGGAGCAGCTGGCGATTTATCGCGAGCAACTGCAGGCCTTCCACCCGTTGCCGGTGACCATGCGCAGCCTGGACATCGGCGGCGACAAGTCACTGTCGTATTTCCCGATCAAGGAAGACAACCCCTTCCTCGGCTGGCGCGGTATTCGGGTCACGCTCGACCATCCTGAAATTTTCCTGGTGCAGACCCGCGCCATGCTCAAGGCCAGCGAAGGCCTGAACAACCTGCGCATCCTGTTGCCGATGATCTCCGGCACCCATGAGCTGGAAGAGGCGCTGCACCTGATCCACCGCGCCTGGGGCGAAGTGCGCGACGAGGGCGCCGACGTACCGATGCCGCCGATTGGCGTGATGATCGAAATCCCGGCGGCGGTGTACCAGGCCAAGGAGCTGGCGCGGCAGGTGGACTTCCTCTCGGTAGGCTCCAACGACCTGACCCAGTACCTGCTGGCCGTGGACCGCAACAACCCGCGGGTGGCCGACCTTTACGATTACCTGCATCCGGCGGTGCTGCAAGCCCTGCAGCATGTGGTGCGCGACGCCCATGCCGAAGGCAAGCCGGTGAGCATCTGCGGTGAAATGGCCGGCGACCCGGCGGCGGCGGTGCTGTTGATGGCGATGGGCTTTGACAGTCTGTCGATGAACGCCACCAACTTGCCGAAGGTGAAGTGGATGCTGCGCCAGGTGGAATTGAGCATGGCCAAGGAGCTGCTGGCCGAGCTGATGACCATCGACAACCCGCAAGTTATCCACAGCTCGCTGCAACTGGCGCTGAAGAACCTGGGGCTGACGCGGATGATCAACCCGGCTTCGGCGAAAACCCTCTAA
- a CDS encoding RNA pyrophosphohydrolase: MIDPDGFRPNVGIILTNDAGQVLWARRINQDAWQFPQGGINPDETPEDALYRELNEEVGLEREDVQILACTRGWLRYRLPQRLVRTHSQPLCIGQKQKWFLLRLISNEQRVRMDLTGKPEFDGWRWVSYWYPLGQVVTFKREVYRRALKELAPRLLARD; encoded by the coding sequence GTGATCGACCCCGATGGTTTCCGTCCTAATGTCGGGATTATTCTTACGAATGATGCCGGACAGGTGCTATGGGCTCGCCGAATCAACCAAGATGCCTGGCAGTTTCCTCAAGGCGGAATCAACCCCGACGAAACCCCTGAAGACGCCTTGTACCGTGAGTTGAATGAAGAAGTCGGCCTTGAGCGCGAAGATGTGCAAATTCTGGCCTGTACCCGTGGCTGGTTGCGCTATCGTTTGCCGCAACGCCTGGTGCGTACCCACAGCCAACCGCTGTGCATCGGCCAGAAGCAGAAATGGTTTCTCCTGCGCCTGATCTCCAACGAGCAGCGGGTGCGGATGGATTTGACCGGTAAACCGGAGTTCGATGGCTGGCGCTGGGTCAGCTATTGGTACCCGCTGGGCCAGGTGGTGACATTCAAGCGCGAAGTTTATCGTCGCGCTCTCAAAGAGCTTGCCCCGCGCCTTTTAGCGCGCGACTGA
- a CDS encoding HAD family hydrolase, which produces MRLALFDLDNTLLGGDSDHAWGDYLCERRILDPVAYKARNDEFYQDYLAGKLDNAAYLNFSLEILGRTEMAQLDEWHNDFMRDCIDALMLPKAAELLAKHRAAGDKLVIITATNRFVTAPIAARLGVETLIATECEMENGRYTGRSTDVPCFREGKVTRLNRWLEETGYSLEDSYFYSDSMNDLPLLEQVTHAVAVDPDPNLRAEAEKRGWPVITLRG; this is translated from the coding sequence ATGCGCCTGGCTTTATTCGACTTGGACAACACCCTTCTCGGCGGTGATAGCGATCACGCTTGGGGCGATTACCTCTGTGAACGCAGGATTCTCGACCCGGTGGCCTATAAGGCCCGCAATGACGAGTTTTACCAGGATTACCTGGCCGGCAAGCTCGACAACGCCGCCTACCTGAACTTCAGCCTGGAAATCCTCGGCCGCACCGAGATGGCCCAGCTGGACGAGTGGCACAACGACTTCATGCGCGACTGCATCGATGCGCTGATGCTGCCCAAGGCCGCCGAACTGCTGGCCAAACACCGCGCCGCCGGCGACAAACTGGTGATCATCACCGCCACCAACCGCTTTGTCACCGCGCCGATCGCCGCGCGCCTGGGCGTGGAAACCCTGATTGCCACCGAGTGCGAAATGGAAAACGGCCGCTACACCGGGCGCAGCACCGACGTGCCGTGCTTCCGTGAAGGCAAGGTGACGCGCCTGAACCGTTGGCTGGAAGAGACCGGGTACAGCCTGGAAGACAGCTACTTCTATAGCGATTCGATGAACGACCTGCCGTTGCTGGAGCAAGTGACCCATGCAGTGGCGGTGGACCCGGACCCGAATCTGCGGGCTGAGGCCGAGAAGCGTGGCTGGCCGGTGATTACATTGCGCGGCTGA
- a CDS encoding DUF2269 family protein, with the protein METLTTLKVIHITATVLLLFSGLGLAVLAWRKRSVGPAAIVQRPWAFVWLLMGVCLVSMPFTGWWLVHLIGWPLGQAWILGSSILYTVAALAWFWLVARLNRLRRGEGGSLNLTLVLAVVSLVGFVAIAGLMGAKPV; encoded by the coding sequence ATGGAAACGCTGACCACCCTCAAGGTTATCCACATCACGGCCACCGTGTTGCTGCTGTTTAGCGGCCTCGGCCTGGCGGTACTGGCCTGGCGCAAGCGCAGCGTCGGCCCGGCAGCGATTGTGCAGCGCCCGTGGGCGTTCGTGTGGCTGTTGATGGGCGTGTGCCTGGTGAGCATGCCGTTTACCGGCTGGTGGCTGGTGCATTTGATCGGCTGGCCGCTGGGGCAAGCCTGGATTCTGGGCTCCAGTATTCTCTACACCGTGGCGGCGCTGGCGTGGTTCTGGCTGGTGGCGCGGCTTAACCGGCTGCGCAGGGGGGAGGGCGGCAGCCTGAATTTGACGCTGGTGCTGGCGGTGGTCAGCCTGGTGGGGTTTGTGGCGATTGCCGGGCTGATGGGGGCCAAGCCGGTTTAA
- the ilvA gene encoding threonine ammonia-lyase, biosynthetic, with protein MPNRESRSPPMLEQYVKKILTSRVYDVAVETPLQTARQLSERLGNTVWLKREDLQPVFSFKIRGAYNKLTQLTAEERARGVVTASAGNHAQGLALAAKVLGVKATIVMPKTTPEIKVEGVRSRGGKVVLHGDSFPEALAYSLKLVDEKGYVYIHPYDDPHTIAGQGTVAMEILRQHPGPLDAIFVPVGGGGLIAGIAAYVKYLRPDIKIIGVEPDDSNCLQAAMAAGERVVLPTVGIFADGVAVAQIGQHTFDICKDYVDEVITVSTDEICAAIKDIYDDTRSITEPAGALGVAGIKKYVETRGVTGQTLVAIDSGANVNFDRLRHVAERAELGEGREAIIAVTIPEKPGSFKAFCEAVGKRQITEFNYRYHTGREAHIFVGVQTHPENDPRSALIASLTSQGFPVLDLTENELAKLHIRHMVGGHAAKVSDELVFRFEFPERPGALFNFLNKLGGRWNISMFHYRNHGAADGRVVAGLQVPADERHLVPAALAEIGYPYWDESENPAYQLFLG; from the coding sequence CTGCCAAACCGTGAAAGTAGAAGCCCGCCGATGCTTGAACAGTACGTCAAAAAGATCCTCACCTCGCGCGTTTACGACGTTGCCGTAGAAACCCCGCTGCAGACCGCGCGCCAGCTCTCCGAGCGCCTGGGCAACACGGTCTGGCTCAAGCGTGAAGACTTGCAGCCGGTGTTCTCGTTCAAGATTCGCGGCGCCTATAACAAGCTGACTCAGCTGACCGCCGAAGAGCGTGCGCGCGGCGTGGTCACGGCGTCTGCCGGCAACCACGCCCAGGGCCTGGCCCTGGCGGCGAAGGTGCTGGGGGTCAAGGCCACTATCGTGATGCCCAAGACCACCCCGGAAATCAAGGTCGAAGGCGTGCGCTCCCGTGGTGGCAAAGTGGTGCTGCACGGCGATTCCTTTCCGGAAGCGCTGGCGTATTCGCTGAAACTGGTCGACGAAAAAGGCTACGTCTACATCCATCCCTACGATGATCCGCACACCATTGCCGGGCAGGGCACCGTGGCGATGGAAATTCTGCGCCAGCACCCGGGGCCGCTGGACGCGATTTTCGTACCGGTGGGCGGCGGCGGGCTGATCGCCGGTATTGCGGCCTACGTGAAATACCTGCGCCCGGACATCAAGATCATCGGCGTCGAGCCGGACGACTCCAACTGCCTGCAAGCCGCCATGGCTGCGGGTGAGCGCGTGGTGCTGCCGACCGTCGGGATCTTTGCCGACGGCGTGGCGGTGGCGCAGATCGGCCAGCACACCTTCGACATCTGCAAAGATTATGTGGACGAAGTGATCACCGTCAGCACCGATGAAATCTGTGCGGCCATCAAGGATATCTATGACGACACTCGCTCCATCACCGAGCCCGCGGGCGCGCTGGGTGTAGCGGGCATCAAGAAATACGTGGAAACCCGTGGCGTCACCGGGCAGACCCTTGTGGCCATCGATTCGGGCGCCAACGTCAACTTCGACCGCCTGCGCCACGTGGCCGAGCGTGCGGAGCTGGGTGAGGGGCGCGAAGCCATCATCGCCGTGACCATCCCCGAGAAGCCGGGCAGCTTCAAAGCGTTCTGCGAAGCCGTGGGCAAGCGCCAGATCACCGAATTCAACTACCGCTACCACACCGGCCGCGAGGCGCACATCTTCGTTGGCGTGCAGACCCATCCGGAAAACGACCCGCGCAGCGCGCTGATCGCCAGCCTGACAAGTCAGGGTTTCCCGGTGCTGGACCTGACCGAGAACGAGCTGGCCAAGTTGCACATCCGCCATATGGTGGGCGGGCACGCGGCTAAAGTCAGTGACGAACTGGTGTTCCGCTTCGAATTTCCGGAGCGGCCGGGCGCGCTGTTCAACTTCCTCAACAAGCTCGGCGGGCGCTGGAACATCTCGATGTTCCACTACCGCAACCATGGCGCGGCGGATGGTCGTGTGGTGGCCGGCCTGCAAGTGCCGGCGGACGAGCGCCACCTGGTGCCGGCGGCGTTGGCGGAAATCGGCTACCCGTATTGGGATGAAAGCGAAAACCCGGCCTACCAGCTGTTCCTCGGTTGA
- the rpiA gene encoding ribose-5-phosphate isomerase RpiA, which translates to MTQDQLKQAVAQAAVDLILPKLDDKSIVGVGTGSTANCFIDALAQHKGAFDGAVASSEATAARLKGHGIPVYELNTVSDLEFYVDGADESDARLNLIKGGGAALTREKIVAAVAKTFICIADASKLVPVLGAFPLPVEVIPMARSHVARELVKLGGDPVYREGVLTDNGNIILDVFNMQITNPVELETQINAIVGVVTNGLFAARPADVLLLGTSEGVKTLKA; encoded by the coding sequence ATGACCCAGGATCAACTCAAACAGGCAGTGGCCCAGGCCGCCGTCGATTTAATCCTTCCCAAACTCGACGACAAGAGCATCGTCGGTGTCGGCACCGGCTCCACCGCCAACTGCTTTATCGATGCGCTGGCCCAGCACAAGGGCGCGTTCGACGGCGCCGTGGCCAGCTCCGAAGCCACCGCCGCACGCCTCAAAGGCCACGGCATTCCGGTGTACGAACTCAACACCGTGAGCGATTTGGAGTTCTATGTCGACGGCGCCGATGAAAGCGACGCGCGACTGAACCTGATCAAGGGCGGCGGCGCAGCCCTGACCCGCGAGAAGATCGTGGCGGCCGTGGCCAAGACCTTCATCTGCATCGCCGATGCCAGCAAACTGGTGCCGGTGCTCGGTGCGTTCCCGCTGCCGGTGGAAGTGATCCCAATGGCCCGCAGCCACGTGGCCCGCGAACTGGTGAAACTGGGCGGCGATCCGGTGTACCGCGAAGGCGTGTTGACCGACAACGGCAACATCATCCTGGATGTGTTCAACATGCAGATCACCAACCCGGTGGAGCTTGAGACGCAAATCAATGCGATCGTGGGCGTGGTGACCAACGGCTTGTTCGCCGCGCGCCCGGCGGATGTGTTGCTGTTAGGCACTTCCGAAGGTGTAAAAACCCTCAAGGCCTAA